Proteins from a single region of Verrucosispora sp. NA02020:
- a CDS encoding SpoIIE family protein phosphatase, with translation MSAAVGPTTDGGPEEHVRRVRLPADRRTPAAARAVVRSVLAEANLDELLNEALLLTTELSTNAVEHARTELDIEVSADSTGLTVTVSDFASGPVDELTVGVRNVETDITEVAERGRGLLLVDHFASRWGTTYLPSGKGVWFRLERDGPQPGRPDDFAPPIGRSDGGHSSVPSAGAMSALMQPTPDPYADDPLPDFATSLLTRVAEMVGAAGGVVRLDRGDGHGPQVLARYGRQPRPGNDLLRVPLAVHRPYAGELELDAAPTAYARPLALLTAERLSLHLENDRLRRADVRRQAWLTFLAEASELLAQSLDVELTMALVPQLVVPRLGQWCAVHTTDEWGRLKLAAASHADESMLPHLHATLREAGPDSVQARLREASRNGTQTPLGAPMEGFAVPLIARGQRLGTLAVGRHQRHRHDPDEIAVLEDVARRAALAIENARIHAERRRVAQTLQQSLLPPVLPVVEGIGFAAEYVPTGDDAEVGGDFYDVVPMPDGRWLVVIGDVSGKGVQAAAVTGLVRDVIRVLAGDGKPLPEVLSRLNETLVERGAGRYCTLALAAVGQGENGQLDVGLHLAGHDRPVLVRASGGPAAFVGTGGTALGLLDTITSPTLDIALDPGDCLVFYTDGVTERRRGRELFGTGRLRDAAGPLAGYSADVVAARLRATAINFSVEAPRDDIAILVLRNDAV, from the coding sequence CGCTCCTGCTCACCACGGAGCTCTCCACCAACGCGGTCGAGCACGCCCGCACCGAACTCGACATCGAGGTCAGCGCCGACTCGACCGGGCTGACCGTGACCGTGTCGGACTTCGCCTCCGGGCCGGTCGACGAGCTGACCGTCGGCGTGCGGAACGTGGAGACCGACATCACCGAGGTCGCCGAGCGCGGGCGCGGCCTGCTGCTGGTCGACCACTTCGCGAGCCGTTGGGGCACCACCTACCTGCCCAGCGGCAAGGGCGTGTGGTTCCGGTTGGAGCGCGACGGGCCGCAGCCCGGACGCCCGGACGACTTCGCCCCGCCGATCGGCCGTTCGGACGGCGGCCACTCCTCGGTGCCGAGCGCCGGGGCGATGAGCGCCCTGATGCAGCCCACCCCCGACCCGTACGCGGACGATCCGCTGCCGGACTTCGCCACCAGCCTGCTCACCCGGGTGGCGGAGATGGTCGGCGCGGCCGGCGGGGTGGTGCGCCTGGACCGGGGCGACGGGCACGGCCCACAGGTCCTCGCCCGGTACGGCCGACAGCCCCGCCCCGGCAACGACCTGCTCCGGGTGCCGCTGGCGGTGCACCGCCCGTACGCCGGTGAGCTGGAACTCGACGCCGCCCCCACCGCGTACGCCCGGCCGTTGGCCCTGCTGACCGCCGAGCGGCTGTCGCTGCACCTGGAGAACGACCGGCTGCGCCGCGCCGACGTCCGGCGACAGGCCTGGTTGACCTTCCTCGCCGAGGCCAGCGAGCTGCTCGCCCAGTCCCTGGACGTGGAGCTGACGATGGCGCTCGTCCCGCAGCTCGTGGTGCCCCGGCTCGGTCAGTGGTGTGCCGTGCACACCACCGACGAGTGGGGTCGACTCAAGCTGGCCGCGGCCAGTCACGCCGACGAGTCGATGCTGCCGCATCTGCACGCGACGCTGCGCGAGGCGGGACCGGACTCGGTCCAGGCCCGGCTGCGCGAGGCGAGTCGCAACGGCACCCAGACGCCGTTGGGCGCGCCGATGGAGGGCTTCGCCGTGCCGCTGATCGCCCGAGGTCAGCGCCTCGGCACACTGGCCGTCGGCCGGCATCAGCGGCACCGGCACGATCCCGACGAGATCGCGGTGCTGGAGGACGTGGCCCGGCGTGCCGCCCTGGCGATCGAGAACGCCCGCATCCACGCCGAGCGTCGGCGGGTGGCACAGACGTTGCAGCAGTCGCTGCTGCCACCGGTGCTTCCGGTGGTGGAGGGCATCGGCTTCGCCGCCGAGTACGTGCCGACCGGCGACGACGCCGAGGTCGGCGGCGACTTCTACGACGTGGTGCCGATGCCGGACGGCCGTTGGCTGGTGGTGATCGGCGACGTCTCCGGCAAGGGGGTGCAGGCCGCTGCGGTCACCGGGCTGGTCCGGGACGTGATCCGGGTGCTGGCCGGGGACGGCAAGCCGCTGCCCGAGGTGCTGTCCCGGCTCAACGAGACGCTCGTCGAGCGGGGTGCCGGACGGTACTGCACGTTGGCGCTGGCGGCGGTCGGGCAGGGTGAGAACGGGCAACTCGACGTGGGGCTGCACCTGGCCGGCCACGACCGGCCGGTGCTGGTGCGCGCGTCCGGTGGCCCGGCCGCGTTCGTCGGCACCGGCGGCACCGCGCTCGGCCTGCTCGACACGATCACCTCGCCGACCCTGGACATCGCCCTCGATCCCGGCGACTGCCTGGTCTTCTACACCGACGGCGTGACCGAGCGACGCCGGGGCCGGGAACTGTTCGGCACCGGTCGGCTCCGGGACGCCGCCGGGCCGCTCGCCGGCTACTCGGCGGACGTGGTGGCGGCCCGGCTGCGCGCCACCGCGATCAACTTCTCGGTCGAGGCACCCCGGGACGACATCGCCATCCTGGTCCTGCGCAACGACGCGGTCTGA